One genomic segment of Jaculus jaculus isolate mJacJac1 chromosome 2, mJacJac1.mat.Y.cur, whole genome shotgun sequence includes these proteins:
- the LOC101603591 gene encoding LOW QUALITY PROTEIN: WW domain-containing adapter protein with coiled-coil-like (The sequence of the model RefSeq protein was modified relative to this genomic sequence to represent the inferred CDS: inserted 1 base in 1 codon), with protein sequence MRDAADPSPPNKMLRRFDSPENKYSDSTGHNKAKNVHTHRVREREGGTSYSPQENSHNHSALHSSNSHSSNPSNNPSKTSDAPYDSADDWSEHISSSGKKYYYNCRTEVSQWEKPKEWLEREQRQKEANKMAVNSFPKDRDYRREVMQATATSGFASGMEDKHSSDASSLLPQNILSQTSRHNDKDYRLPRAETHGSSTPVQHPIKPVVHPSAAPSTVPSSPFTLQSDHQPKKSFDANGASALSKLPTPTSSVPAQKTERKESTSGDKTVSHSCTTPTSSASGLNPTSAPPTSASTVPVSPAPQSPIPPLLQDPNLLRQLLPALQATLQLNNSNVDLSKINEVLTAAVTQASLQSIIHKFLTAGPSAFNITSLISQAAQLSTQAQPSNQSPMSLTSDASSPRSYVSPRISTPQTNTVPIKPLISTPPVSSQPKVSTPVVKPGPVSQSATQQPVTADKQQGHEPLSPRSLQRXKASRLREEAHNMGSVHMSEICTELKNLRSLVRVCEIQATLREQRILFLRQQIKELEKLKNQNSFMV encoded by the exons ATGCGAGACGCCGCAGATCCTTCACCACCAAATAAAATGTTGCGGAGATTTGATAGCCCTGAAAACAAATACAGTGACAGCACAGGCCACAATAAGGCCAAAAATGTGCATACTCACAGAgttagagagagggaaggtgggaCCAGTTACTCCCCACAAGAAAATTCACACAACCACAGTGCTCTTCATAGTTCAAATTCACATTCTTCTAATCCAAGCAATAATCCAAGCAAAACTTCAGATGCACCTTATGATTCTGCAGATGACTGGTCTGAGCACATTAGCtcttctggaaaaaaatattacTACAATTGTCGAACAGAAGTTTCACAAtgggaaaaaccaaaagaatggcTTGAAAGGGAGCAGAgacaaaaagaagcaaacaagatGGCAGTTAATAGTTTCCCCAAAGATCGGGATTACAGAAGAGAGGTGATGCAGGCAACAGCAACTAGTGGGTTTGCCAGTGGAATGGAAGACAAGCATTCCAGTGATGCCAGTAGTTTGCTCCCACAGAATATTTTGTCTCAGACAAGCAGACACAATGACAAAGACTACAGACTGCCCAGAGCAGAGACTCACGGTAGCTCTACGCCAGTACAGCACCCCATCAAACCAGTGGTTCATCCAAGTGCTGCCCCAAGCACTGTTCCTTCTAGTCCATTTACTCTACAGTCTGATCACCAGCCAAAGAAATCCTTTGATGCTAATGGAGCATCTGCTTTATCCAAACTGCCTACACCCACCTCTTCTGTGCCTgcacagaagacagagagaaaagagtctACATCGGGAGACAAAACGGTATCGCATTCTTGCACAACTCCCACATCTTCAGCCTCTGGACTGAACCCCACCTCTGCACCTCCAACATCTGCGTCAACAGTACCTGTTTCTCCTGCTCCACAGTCACCGATACCTCCATTACTTCAGGACCCAAATCTTCTTAGACAGTTGCTTCCTGCTTTGCAAGCCACACTACAGCTTAATAATTCTAATGTGGAcctatctaaaataaatgaagttcTTACAGCAGCTGTGACACAAGCTTCGCTGCAGTCTATTATACATAAATTCCTTACTGCTGGGCCATCTGCGTTCAATATCACCTCTCTGATTTCTCAAGCTGCTCAGCTCTCTACACAAGCCCAGCCATCTAACCAATCTCCAATGTCTTTAACGTCTGATGCATCTTCCCCAAGATCCTATGTATCTCCAAGAATAAGCACACCTCAGACTAACACAGTCCCTATCAAACCTCTGATTAGTACTCCTCCTGTTTCATCACAGCCAAAGGTTAGTACTCCGGTGGTTAAGCCAGGACCAGTGTCACAGTCGGCCACACAACAGCCTGTGACTGCTGACAAGCAACAAGGCCACGAACCTCTCTCTCCTCGGAGTCTTCAAC TCAAGGCATCAAGATTGCGTGAAGAAGCCCATAACATGGGAAGCGTTCACATGTCTGAAATTTGTactgaattaaaaaatttaagatctCTAGTCCGAGTATGTGAAATTCAAGCAACTTTGCGAGAGCAAAGGAtactgtttttgagacagcaaATTAAGgaacttgaaaaactaaaaaatcagAATTCCTTCATGGTTTGA